Sequence from the Solea senegalensis isolate Sse05_10M linkage group LG1, IFAPA_SoseM_1, whole genome shotgun sequence genome:
ATATGTACTCGGGGACATCTTGAAATATACTATTTACAGTCTATGATCTCACAAAAGTGATTGTACACTGAGCGACCATGTGGAGCAAAATTTAAAATTTGTGCTTTTCTAACTCGTTTCATACGATAAAGATGCTACAGaacctcagaaaaaaaaacggGGTTCTCACACACTGGCAGCGACTAAACTATACCGTTGTTCATTTGGTCTGGAAACTTGATTATCGTTCACTTGAATTCACGCTTTCTCTTGACGTTctgcaggtttgttttttcttgtagaTTGGACCCACTCTGTTTAATATATTGCTTGTGAATGAATTAAGAGTAAAATCTCAGTTGCAGTGTTGTGATAAAGGGGATAATATTGTTGTCCCGTCTCCCCGTACCCGTCCCAGTCTGGTGATTTAGTGCAAGTGGTGTCAGGTTATAGAGTAGATAATGCAAATCAGTAAGTGCTCAGTGCCCCCAAAAAAACCCTAGTGCCGTTAAAGAAAAGTCTGAAAGCGTGAAATACTGACGAGAGGTTTGCAAAGTTAAAGTTAGAATCCTTAAGATTTCACAAAACTGTATGGATTTGTTCCCTCACAAtaccatggccacaaaaagtAACTACTGGCACTACTGTTGGAGTGATCAATCGCAAAATCAACTCCCAAGAGTTTCCAGTAAtgataaaacaaactaaattagAACTTACTCTACATTTAActcatcctctactagaaaccttcctataATTAGGCCACTGAGCAGCGCCCaaggagcaatgggggttggtaccttgctcaggggtacctttttttttacctggtggGCACTCAAACTGGCAGCCCTCCCATttgttacaagccaagttccctttccacttggccacgggcaaAAGGCTGTTTTTTATCTGATGAATTACTGGACGTACTGACCTTCTCTGGCCTTAGCATCGTGACTGAGAACATTTGTTGGATTTACAACAATTGAATGTCTTTTGCAGGGGTGGTGCAACACTGCCTGGGGCCCCCTTAGCAGCCATTGTCAGAACGGCATAGTGTCCATCCACTGATGGACAGTGATCTATCGCAAAATCAACTCCAAGAGGTTCCAGTAATGATTAAAGTGTAACTGACCCCCTTCATCTGCTGCAGTTAACTCCGCCCCAATGTCTGATCTGAAAATGCcaaagaagtgggctgagaagAGGAGTCGCACAAACTCTGACGGCAACTTGTGTTTATGTCAAGACTGACGGAAGCACAGCAgaagcacaaaaacaagctgTGACAGGTTTTCTGAAAATACCAAGAAGCACCAGAGAAAATTTTCAGAAGCAGATTCTATTGCACAAAAATCCCAGAATTTGGCACCTATAGCGGACGAAAGGGAGTGGAGCGCGCTAGTTAAACTACGTTTGTTGTCAACTTGAGGCACTGGGacgtgttttggtaattacacAGAATTCCTCACGGGGGTGGCAGAACTTTTGGAACTGTTGCGTCAAAATCTTGAGGATAATAACTTTACATTCACCTCTAAACTGTTtagattattatgattattatgaagCTCCCTCAGCTGCACTCTGTCCATGTAAATATCCacatatataacattttaattcaatttactGTGTTAataagagagaagagagaatcTGTCCGTAATCACGACTACTGTATGTGCAGAATGTAAAGGCAGTTGATAAAGCTGAGGTAAAGtgaagtgcttttctttttcttattttcttttataagTTTTTAACCCCACCCCTCCCCCACCAAGCAagtttaaaattcaaagttacaATAGAACACAACCACATTTGGCACTTAACGACAAAACCGGGCAAAAATGAGAGACGATGATTGAAAAAtaaactcctcctcttcctcgtcgaACTATTGCACACAAGAATTTtaccacaaataataataataataataatatcacgTGTAAAGTTTACGTCACTGACACTAACTCTGGGATCTACGACACTACAGGAGAAGCAGACAGAAGCACTTTTTTACGTCGCTCTGGACCAAAGCTACAACACATAATATATGGATATATCTGTAGATTAATATTTTCTCCTTAAATATACTCTTAAATATGTGACttttggaggaaaagaaagaaaaagtttacCGGTACATTCACGACAAACAATTCATCCGtcaaaggaggagaaaagagcGGGGAGAACTTGGAGTCTTATAGATCCTGGCCGAGTCGCTCGATCTCCTCGATTAGAAAGTCGATGTCCTCGAACGTTGCGGCGGGGTTTGAGATCACCATGCGGAAAAAGTTGACCTTGTCTCCCTGCGGTTGGTAGCTGACCATGGTCGTGCCGTACTCCATCATCCGGGCTTTAATGACCGGAGCCACCTGAAAACGTCCAGAACGTGAAGGGAAGCAATTACAGAAGCTGCTTTTAGACATGGACGTTATCATGAAACTGCCTATCATGAAACTACCTCTGcgtcattattatttatacaattGTAATGGTATGAGTTTGACACTGAAGCTGtgactgtttctgctgctgctgagcagaGAGGTTTTCTTCTCTAGTGTTAGAAATGtgaattacttttattttcacacacacactaatccatccttattacacaggAGCAGTGAacagcacttatctgtgcccAGGGAGCACTGGAGGGTTGATACCTTTAGACAGGGTCACCTCGACCCTTGACCTCTCCCGGGATTTTAAACCAGCACAATGGATTAACAGTCCATCGCTGTAAAAACACTCGGACAGTTTCGTCCCCGGTGAGTAAAAAACAGCTTCAGTCGTTTATTTTGTGCTCGGCTCAAACTCTGAGTTTATTCAAACGTTTAACTGTGGAGggacttttcaaaataaaggctgtTTGCGTTAGAAATGTCAGGAGTTTGATAATCAACATGAGCATGTGATCATCAGAGTGAACTGAAGATGACACTTAAGAAAAACAACCTTCAAAATCCAAAATCCTTAAGGAATTTTAAACTGAtgaaagtctgtctgtctgtacagtAAACTGATGATCTCAAAAATAAGACATGTCTGCTAAATGTCTTGCAGGTGTCCCAACTGCTGCAGCtggaaaataatcaatcaaactGCTGCGGGGTTTCTGTCAAAGACGTCTCTGTTTGTGGACAGATTTTTACCGGTTTATTAAGATTAAGTGGaaataaagaaagtaaaagtaaaggaaaAGTAATAAATGAAACGTGAAACATTACATCTTTtcactgtgtctcagtgtctgtggaCAAGAGCCACTCACAGGGTCAGGTTTAgttactttctttaattttgagTCCAGTTTTGTTCTAGTTTTAAGACACGTCATGGTCGTAAAGTGACTACATTTATAAGCGACTTTTAAGAATTTGAACTGTTTGAATCACTTTAAGAATATTTGCCTTATTTCTAGTTgggctgtttttacagtgtataaatataatatatatcttcacacacagcaaacattaattatgtatgaaatcacctgtgtttttaaacgtCTCTGGGAGGACATGTAAATAGTCAAGCTGGACGCTAATGAAAGGCTTAAAGGACAAATGGAAGGTGTAAAGTAAAAGCTGttgttatatataaatattggtTACGACGACAGTTTAAGGACAGATTACAGTCTTAAAGGTACTACATTTACGAGAGGGTTTTGAGAATTTTAGTCCATAACGGCTCATTCTTGCTCACAAAAAGAATTTTAGTGAAGTTGaatgtctttgttgtctctAATGGGTGAGGACATGTGGACGGTCAAGCTGGATGCTAATGAAAGGCTTAAAGGACACATTAAGGGTGAGGTAAAAggttttttatctgtgtgtgtaaatgctgcAGTCAGGCTTCTTATCTGCACTCACTCTCACCTTGTGTAATTGTTTCTTTCGCTCCTCTTTGTCCTCCATGTAGCGGATCCCAGGAGGGAGGTACCAGAAGCAGACGTTAGTGTGCTGAGgctgtggagacacacacacacacacattaattatGATATATACAGTTACAGGGCGAGGAAACAATTCTAATGTTAAAGTGAGGGAAGATTGTGTCATTTGTTCAAATTAAGGCTACTAAAAGAAGTGTCTTAGTGCCCCCTAGTGGTGGAAGCATAAACAAAGGGACTAAATACAAATTTAAAGGTCAACAATTGATGGATCACGTTACAAAGCTTGTCAGGagactacggtggcctggacagaccagaaaggatgtccGTCGTCCTTGTTTTGCTTGATCAGcttcagtttaaaaacattaaaccaCAAATTCTCTGGTTTGTATATTTTTGCTCTTGTGACTCATTAATCCatattttcagtctttatttgTCCATCTTCTCAGCGTCTACACGTTAACGACATTAACCTTGTCCTGGAATCCTTCAGTAAATCCTGCTGAAGGTGCAAACATGGTAAATATAGCTCCCATCATCCTCTACAGACAGTTTGAGCCTTTGAcctccaggagctgctgcagagctcaTCTGGCAGCTAAAAATTCAACTCTACAAAGTGTCCAATGAGCTTTTAGACCTTATGCGACAGAATTTTCcctgtctttttcctttttgatcTCAAACGTTTTCCAGAAATGCCTTCAAACGGACCTCTAAAACGACTGTAGTACTTACGCCCggcctgtgtgtggcactgtaaaactttgttttaaaacatttgtatgaACAATTTTGTACATAACagtgtatacaatcacagaaactatgtaaacaaaatgaaagttAACGTAAATagagtcaaacaaacaaacagaggaagaagatgacGAAAGAAAGGTTATAACGAATTTTATAACTAACAAAATAGCGacaactaaaattgaaaaatatataaaaaaaattgttaactgaaataaaaataaaaacgaaaactaactgaaactgaattgtgtgtttatataaaacaataattgtgcagaagtcacaaaattagagcgtttttcttttctttttgttcctaaaaaagagccaagtgaactttgaactgtgacgcgtttccacatttcacaaaatctatccgattttaaacattttgagtatattttgttcaggtgtgtttacatagttgGTGTCAGATTGTTTATAgattgtggggaaaaaaggacaaGACACTGTAAattgcacattcttacagcctctgtatatacatgtatgttttaacatagtaatggaaaaaagcagccaaaatgctctgttttCTCCATATAAATCCCCTTTAAATATCCTCACAAATCCCCTCAGTGTGTGACAAACACCTCACAACAGTTTTAAACTCTCATGGAGCCGCATCTGCATCTCCGTCAGCGACAGAACAGCCTTCATTACAAACAGCTGAGCTCATGTCTCAGTTCTACAGCTGGGCAGGTTCGATGGTCGTAGATTCAGCCTCAGATTAATGTTAAGGTTTAACAGGAGACAGAGACGAGTGAACACCTGGGTCGTTGCCCACACAAGTTTCTCCCTCCTTGCTTTTAAAGCTCTGCAGGAAAACAATATAAGACTTGAAACATGAAAGACGCCGTGTGTCCAAGCAGATTTTTGGCTTAATAACCCGTCAAAcccgcgtgtgtttgtgttgttgcgGCTTGGCTCGGCACAGGATATTTCAGACTCTGTGCTTTTCATATGCAGATGAGCAATTACAGGCCATTATGCTATTCATTAAACATAATAGCGGCACATTACACCGGCAGCCAGAGGTAAAAATGGCATTCATCCAACACAAAGCAGGAGCCACGCTGTGCTGCGTCAGTCAAGTAGAAAAGACAGCGACACGGACTAATGTGCACgaatgaatcattaaaaaacaggaaaaaaataaagttaaatgtgGACATACTTTTCCGTCAAAGACCATCTCGTATCCTTCTCTGTCCTTGATCTTGTTGTAGAGATACTCAGACAATTCCAGACATTTGTCAATCTGAGCCTCGAACCCAATGGTGCCCTGAGAAATAAACCAAGGACAAAGAGAACGTCGTTAATCTGTGACACATTTAGtctaaaacacacaataactgAACTGTATCTGTGTAACTGTGTACTGAGAcgtttaaagattaaaaaaaaaaccttccatagtattcatttattaacaagTCAACTGTAAAATCAACCGTGaaaagcaacaataaaaacCCTGCAAAAGAATGTAAACAATCAAAATATAATCTGATAAAAAGACAGTCTTACGTGTCAAATTTGGTCTCTAATACAAAacatgatgcaaaaaaaaactgtaatactataatatatataataatttatgggatataaaaaaattgttttttagaTAATTATTGGATTTTACAATTTCCTTATAATATGACTGAGTTTtacttaattattaattattatgatttatttgttttttttttaccttggcTCTCCACATGAGCCACAACTTGAAGATGTCCACGTGGCGTCCACACTGCAGAGCTTTGTCCCCGGTGTCGTAGGACAGGTCGTAGTGTTTGTCCTGCTGGAACAGGTAGCATGCGTGCATCTGGTTGCAGTTCTGCATCAAACCCTGTTTGAGAAATGAGAAACTGTTaaacagagaagagaagagaagagaagaaaagagaagagagggacaCACAGTGGACAgcgtctgtgactgtgagggaCAGTTTCAGGGGACAcgtcctcacctcctctctgACCAGCAGGGCAGAACACTGCAGAGGGACTGACATCATTTTGTGTGGGTTCCACGTGACTGAGTTCGCTCTGCATGAACAATGATCATGGTTATCATTAGCTGCTCGTGTTTTTTGTGTctacacaggaaaaacaaacacttgccTCTCGACTCCGTCCAGCTTCCACCGGTGTCTCCTGGACATGAGGAGACTCCCTCCCCACGCACCCtgacaggacaaacacacacacattacactgtGAACACAAGTTaatattcctgtttttttgtatattaaTTAATGATCCTAAAggttatattttaatattttgtctttattttataacCACATGAattcagattaaagtcagaattcgaaaaaagttggaattctgaaattaaagtcggaatactgagaaaaaaaagtcagtattgaaaacagtattttttatttttacatatggCACTAACACTTGGACAAATCAGTGTGATCACAGcgctagatgtcactaattcttacacactagacGTTTAGTTTAACGAAATAATCTCTTAATTTAAACGGGTGAAAAGTTTCATTCACAAAAGCACAACCTAAATCCACAGGTGTCACAAAAGTCTCTTAAAGCGATGacatttcttttcctcctcacaaCATAAATTGAAGGGAATGATGGACAAGGCCATCTGTGTCTTAATAGACGTGTCCACCTgtcaggacaaaaaaacaccttcattaatagagagagagagagagcgagagagagagatcttcCTTCAGTGAGAGAAGCCATTATGGCAAAGTCAGGGGAGGAGATGATTTACAGCCTGCTCCACTTCCGCTAATAGACGGTGTTAGATAGGAAATGGCGAGATCCAAATGTGGGTCAAACCAAAGTGTTTAGAGGCGAGACAGACGTAATAGATGTGTCACACTCACTGCTGgagctctgtttctctgtgtgtgtgtgtgatccactCACGTCCACGTGCATCCAGACGTTGTATTTTTTGCAGATGTCAGAGATGGCGATGAGTGGATCGAACGCTCCGTACACGGTCGTCCCAGCAGTCGCACTCACGAAGAAGGGAACGAAACCCTGCATGAGCAcaaagaaatgtacaaaaaatcACTGGTTATCATCACATCAGTCGCTGTATGAGGGATTATAGAgtagtggttcccaaagactggggcAGGTCTTGGGGGAATtgttttgggtccccaaacaaaatTGCAAAATATTCCCAAACCCTTTACCCtccaaaatgtgttattattatttattgttttaaaccaacatcagtcctttccatacatatcaaatattaatgaattCAAATTTAACTCTTAATTGCcaagtttttgtcatgattcAATATACTTGaaaactggattatttttggttAGATTATTGCAGCCTGGTATATGTGAAAGATTGTTTAtatggattattattttttgcactGACACATTTCATGAAATACATGAACTCACCTAGAGCATCAAAGTGtgattataaaaaaattaaGCTATAAAAATGGTATAATTCTTAAACTAACATCCATCCTCATCatacatatcaaacattattttttaaagttttaattaaagtttttaacccttaaattgccaaGTGTTTGTCACAATGAATCAAAAATAGTGATCTGAACAGGTTTCCAATGAGGACACTTTTGGGGCGtcaggtgtgttagtgtgagtattttagttaacgTTGTTTACAATTAACTAAAGatgtaaaaatacatgaaataaattgAGAACACTCAAAAATACCATAGACCGGCATTAATGTTTAACaagatgaatgaaaatacatgaaaaaaggataatgtgtctctgtgacaTGTTTAAGGGTTAAGTCAACatttcagtgtatttgttttacaacaATAATTCACCAACACATTTTTTGGGAAATGACTTGTACCTCTTAGCTgttacacacacagctgtaaaatAACTCTAGTCACGATTTAGACATAGTTATTTAATCTCCAAAAAGGGTGACTCCCTATTTAGAAAGTTTGGGAAGACAGACATTTACCTTCTGTTTGGCCTCCAGTATTCTCCTCTCAAGGTCAGCAGGGATCATCTTACCACTGTGGAAACACACCAGTTACTTTTCTCATTCTCTGCAACTCATTTCTTAAATATCAGCACCTCACTGCTGACAGGTGTgatttaaaatacaatattatacGAATGATTCAGTTGTTTTTGACCTTTCACTGAATTGACTGAGATaagaaggtcagtgtttacctCTCATCTGCTTTGATACAGATCACACTTTCAGTCCCAATACCaagagctgctgctcctttCTTGATTGAAAAATGGCTCtgaaaagaatgaaataaaataaaagttttaagaTATTTGCATGACAGTAGATCACAGGAggagcagtgtttttaaaatgtataatagtaataataataagaattaaGTAAAGTTTATGTGTTATTtaacatgtcacacacaaactcacaccaAATGTCCTTAAcagtcaaaatgtccacacagtGAACATTTGCATCAATGCTTGTCCTCACGAGTCAAAATGCTAGTTCAGCAAATTACTCTACTACTCCGTCtactacagacacacaaacacacagatttatgcagctattcttcttaggacactgtcCTTTGGATACTGTCTTATCCCTAACCTCAACCCTAACCAGTTAAaacctgcctcattaggaccaggtcttggtctccatgaggactactggtcctgacaagatcagtgtttataacACAGAATATAAAAGCAGAGACGCCTACATGTTCGGACGTGAAGGCAGCCAGTCTGGGGACGGAGGACATTCCTTTCTCCTTCACTTCAGGGAACATCTTGAAGCGAGCCAGCAGCATGGCGTACATGTTGGAAATGGCTCCACCTACAGGACAGAGAGGGTTCAGTGGTCAGCCGACATCGCCAAGGCCACGTCACAACCAACtgtgacaaacaacaaacaataaaaaaaaaagtaatttgttttaaaacagcgCTTTTCCGAGTGTGAGCCACCATCCCCTGGTGGGCTTTGGAGGTATTTCAGGTGTTCCTCAGACTAGACCAGAGGTCTGCAACCTTTGGCTCGACAGCCACATGTTTTCTCAAGCATCAACTACTTAAAATCCaaatattgctttatttatttataagtggGTTCATTTTCCACTAACACTGGAATGACTAGATCTATGTAACTCCAAAATTGTTGTATATCtgtaaaaaaactgtttaaatatTATCTAAGTGTTATGGGTCAAATGAGTTTTGCAGCTCCAGTTTAATTTTGTTTGGGTGGAAAGGTGTCAAAAATGGCTGTGAAAAATGATCCCATTGTCTTAATTGATTGatacaaaaaatgttaaaatgtcatgtAATTTGGACTTCATGTAAGAATATAAAGCAACAAAAACCTTTTAGCTACAATGAGAAGCTTTGAGCTTCAATGCCGAAAAACCACCAAGTGTGATTAATAGTTTCAGACTGTAGAGGGCAGCCACTggaatttattattattagtagacaaagaagaagctttatggaggaggcggggcttaaCACATGTGCGTTcgtatgtgtgttgtgttttgacgCTGGCACAATTGggatcagttaaaaatgttgtatttcttAGCTaaattttgtaaaatgttatcaaatttgcattgaaaaaaaatcagtatcaATATTGATCGcttattatattcatttaaaaaaaaatttgctcCCAGCCTCCTCATcatgtgacaaacacaaacgtaGAAGAACGACAGACTGGAGGCTGAAAATTGTTTTATGCTAATTAGTTTTGACATATCATCAAAATGCAAATTGAGACACAGGGAGGTTCCATTCCCAGTGTAAGAGAGGGGTGGTGAGATTCTCACACTCAAACAtgccatatatatgtatacatatatacttatttttatataattgccctttacttttgtttttgataacGCTCTATGAAATgtctttgaatgtgtttaaagaagTCAGTGCCTGCAGTGAAATtatgttacagtatgtgtgtgtagacatgtaaacacattcacacacaaaatgtccttaaacgtcaaaatgtccacacagGGAAGGTTTGTATCGACGTTTGTCATCATGAGTCAAAGTGTCCTCACAGTGAAGGTTTGTATCGACATTCGTCCTCACAGTCTACTACAGACACGtaaacacactcatacacacaggtttgtgcagctattcttatAAGGACACAGTTCTTTGTCTTATCCCTAACCAAAACCCTAACCAGTAAAGTAACATGTTTCTTTCACGATGTTCCATAAAACACCTTTGAATGTGATTAAAGAAGTCAGTGTCTGCagtaaaattatattatatatgtgtgtgtgtgtatttgtgttgtacCAGGAGAGAAGATGCCGTCCCCTCGTCCGTCCATCCAGCCGATGATGTCCC
This genomic interval carries:
- the gad2 gene encoding glutamate decarboxylase 2 is translated as MASQGFWSLGGDNAGANTGSQSPSTPRAWCQAAAQKLSGGIGSKLYALLNVGDVEVKPGEQATTDKQQQQQTNAAAAAAAAAAAAGDCGCNKSCNCTKAALVFSDLYSTDLLPAMDGDTKTLTFLQEVVDILLSYIVESFDRNTKVIDFHYPNELLQKNNWELQEQPASLDDILISCRATLKYAIKTAHPRYFNQLSTGLDMVGLAADWLTSTANTNMFTYEVAPVFVLLEYVTLKKMRDIIGWMDGRGDGIFSPGGAISNMYAMLLARFKMFPEVKEKGMSSVPRLAAFTSEHSHFSIKKGAAALGIGTESVICIKADESGKMIPADLERRILEAKQKGFVPFFVSATAGTTVYGAFDPLIAISDICKKYNVWMHVDGAWGGSLLMSRRHRWKLDGVERANSVTWNPHKMMSVPLQCSALLVREEGLMQNCNQMHACYLFQQDKHYDLSYDTGDKALQCGRHVDIFKLWLMWRAKGTIGFEAQIDKCLELSEYLYNKIKDREGYEMVFDGKPQHTNVCFWYLPPGIRYMEDKEERKKQLHKVAPVIKARMMEYGTTMVSYQPQGDKVNFFRMVISNPAATFEDIDFLIEEIERLGQDL